Proteins from a genomic interval of Callospermophilus lateralis isolate mCalLat2 chromosome 1, mCalLat2.hap1, whole genome shotgun sequence:
- the Malsu1 gene encoding mitochondrial assembly of ribosomal large subunit protein 1, with translation MEFGVCAARRLGRLLRLRDVSRRAPLPAAVVGPRLQLLAVRRLPAGPALCRANLTPGLVRGLHNGPQQEERTPGEGFPELDVSDHTGPKFDIDMLVSLLRQENARDICVIKVPPEMRYTDYFVIGSGTSTRHLHAMAYYIVKMYKHLKRKSEPYVKIEGKDTDDWLCVDFGSMVIHLMLPETRETYELEKLWTLRSYDDQLAQIAPETLPEDFIIGIEDDTSSLTPVEFKCKKTDPEPRGV, from the exons ATGGAGTTCGGCGTTTGTGCGGCGCGGCGTCTCGGGCGGCTCCTGAGGCTCCGGGATGTCTCGCGGCGTGCACCACTACCGGCAGCGGTTGTGGGACCCCGGCTGCAGCTGCTGGCTGTGCGGCGGCTTCCCGCGGGACCAGCGCTCTGCCGGGCCAACCTGACCCCGGGCCTTGTGCGTGGCCTGCACAATGGGCCTCAGCAGGAGGAGCGGACACCCGGCGAGGGATTCCCAGAGCTGGACGTTTCAG ATCATACTGGTCCCAAGTTTGACATCGATATGCTGGTTTCACTTCTGAGGCAAGAAAATGCAAGAGACATTTGTGTGATCAAGGTTCCTCCAGAAATGAGATATACAGATTACTTTGTGATTGGTAGTGGAACTTCCACCCGACACTTACACGCCATGGCCTACTATATTGTGAAAATG TACAAACACCTGAAACGTAAAAGTGAGCCTTATGTTAAGATCGAAGGGAAGGATACTGATGACTGGCTTTGTGTGGATTTTG GCAGCATGGTGATTCATTTGATGCTTCCAGAAACCAGAGAAacctatgaattagagaaattatgGACCCTACGTTCTTATGATGACCAGTTAGCTCAGATAGCACCTGAGACATTACCTGAAGACTTCATTATTGGAATAGAAGATGACACTTCATCCCTAACTCCAGTGGAGTTCAAAT